In Euphorbia lathyris chromosome 10, ddEupLath1.1, whole genome shotgun sequence, the DNA window tttaatatagaaaaacacgtataattgtaacatatatctttaaaattatgcaaacatcaacatttcattAACAATATTACCGAAACaaatcaaacaaataaaatataaatgttcACAACTAATATAATTCACCAAAAGCTATAAAACAATGTTCTTAAAGTCTTAAACCATATCATGCAAATAAGTAGATAAcacaattaaacaaaaaatatctgaaaataatGATCACAATTCACAAATAACCATGTAACAACGttcaaaaataattataataaagcaaaaataataataataaaagctttTGTTCATCGTCGTTTAGACAGCGCCGTCCAAACGGACTAATCAGAGTCTAAATGGTTAAAATTCACTTAGAAGCCAAAAGAACACTGTGACGAACTGATCAGAGAAAATCAGGGTAAATTTTCGATTTCAAACGCTTAAACGAGATCTAGGCAGCCTTGCTTTTGAACTGTGATAATTGTCATACTTTAATGCTATTAATTTAAGTGGAACATATCATACTTTACAGTTATCAtactttaataataatttgaattacTGGTTCGTTGGTGTCCTGTTGTCGTTCTCTTCTTCTCAACAACAATTATTCTGTTTGTTTTGCAAGGCGACAAGCGAACGGGGTGGCTCACTCTTTAGCGAAGTCCTCTCGTTCTTATTCTTGTCCCATGTTTTTTGATGTTGTTCCGTCTTTTTTGCAATCTGTACTTAACATTGATTGCCCGATAGAGACTTATTAAATGCATTCTTTtcgaaaaagaaaataataatttgaattatcatacTTTAAtactttattataattatattatcaaTACTTTAATactttatataattataattacttgTGTGACCACTTTATGAGATGGGAAGTTCCTTCTGCAAATAAGAAATTCTACTATTGTGGCTTAAACTCTATTGAGGCCATgaaaatatctaaaaatagCAAGAATAGTGGTCATTATTGTCAACCAATACACATTATTCCAGAAGCTTCTTTTAACCAACATAGATATGGGTGTGCTTTTGATTCGTACAGGGGTAACAAAATtaaattcaaaaagaaaaataagaggAAATGAATGAATGACCCTTAATTTATTTATCTATGTATTTGGTTCCAGAAAGAAAATGATATACCTTTTATTCACTTTATCACTGTTTGGTTCAAAGAATATaataaagggataaggtgcaaaaataattttttatacatACATGTTCtgcattaataaattaatcacgtgtaaatatagaaattaaaatcAAGTATTTCAATCATTAAAATCGGTAGAGAGTGCAACAACGTAAACTGAAATAAACTTAActaaaaaatctataaataatttatttttaaagaaaataatcactttaaaataattaataaatgttaaaactgaaaatatgatgaaataaaaaatatggatataaaaaaaataaaagtaactAATTATAAAgtccaaaataaaaattaaaaagtaaaatttggtcaaaaatatattttaatgaaaaaataaagataTATAAGTATAATGAACAAAAGtgatattaatctaaggataaaaaggtataaataaataaatatattgaccaaaataaaaaaaaaaaaaattaaaatagagaCTAGAAAGTATGATTTTATGAGGATGATATAGATGCAACGTAGTAAAAGATGCGAAAGAGAATAGAAAATCCTAGAAGAGTTAGGTAATGAGATTAGAGTAGTTTGAGGTaaactcaaaattaaaaaaggaCAAAGAGAATGATTATCCGGTTTTGTCGCCTTTTTAATCCGAAACTTCACCGAGTCATAACTTTCTACCCTAACATCCAAATTGAGCGCGGTTAGTCTTGTTGGACTCGTATTAGAACCCTTAATGACATATGATAATGATCTAAGGCTGATCTTAGACCTATAGAAAAGTCAATGTTTTAGTCAAAGCTCTAGACTTCTACGGTTTTCTAAAACAATGTTTCTTCACTGATCCATTTTCGATCGTATTTTCAAACGTCCTTCAAAAGTTTTATCATAGGACTCCGACTCTAGTGTCAATAAAAAGCTATAATTGAATTTAACAAGTCAAAATTCAACTAAGTATAATAAAATgatgggttaattacaaataactaccctgtggtttgaccgatttgcgatgtggtacttgtggtatttttttttgcaaacacaaccctatggttgcaaaattttacatgctttttttactttgccaaatttggccgataatgaCTTCGAAATAAAAATTTCCAAGagctaaatgatattttaagcaactttaattcttcaactttttaggtttaaggtcatttaggtgttgtttttttatgagagagaaagataatgtttagagagagaaaactccaaaaatgatgattttgaaaaattaagaatatggttccatagtaaatatgataccaaacaagtttaattcttgaaaattttcatttcgaagtcgttatcgtccaaatttagcaaagtaaaaaaaacatgtaaaattttgccaccatagggttgtgtttgcaaaaacaAATACCACaagtaccacatcgcaaatcggccaaaccacaaggtagttatttgtaattaaccctaaaatgatatattttactGTTAAGTTAAATAACTTAAACGAGTTAACGTGTTGATGAGTCAACCCACGATCCAACCCGTTTATTTTACGGGTTAATCGTGTCGAACCATTTATGACCTGAGGCCATTAAACCTCAATCCTAATGATTTAATTTTCAGGTTACACGAATGGTGTTACCGTGTGATGACTCATTTTAACAACCCTAATTAAAACTCCCTTGGTCAAGTTCTAAttgttttattcaattttatGATATACTTAACCTGGAAATATGATGGATTAGGCAATCCACGTAAAATTGAGCTAACCCAAAAagtaggggtgggcaaaaaaaccggacaaaccggtaaccgaaccgaaaacgaTAATCCGAACCGGAAAAAGCGGTTAACTGAACcggtggttttcttaatggttagAAAAATAGATTGgtaccggtttcggtttcggtttcgggttaaaatgttcaaaaaccgcggttaacggttaaccgaaccggttAGTAAatatgtatttaaaaaaaaattaatatattatataacataTAATATACCAATTAATATACTGTAtgtactttaaaaaaaatacagttcctaaaaaaaaatacatacttATATACTATTATGTATATGTTCAAAATCAGAAACCCTATATTCTGTCTATTCTCCTCACACATCGTTTGttcaaaaactaaaataaaagaaCAGAACAGAACAGCCGCCGTCGGTCTCTCCTCCTCTCACACACCATCGTTCTTTCTTCCTCCTTATCCCGATCTCCACACACGCCGTCCGTCTCTCCTCCTCTCACACCATCGTTCGTCCCTCCTCCTCATCCCGATCTCCACACACGCTGGCCGTCTCTCCTCCTCGCATGATCGTTCGTTCATCCTTATCCCGATCTCCACACACGGCGTCCGTCTCTCCTCCTCACACCGTCGTTCCAATCTCGCGCCGTCGATGTCGTTGTTGATTAAGGTAAATCTTCGAATCTGCATTTCTGGGTTTCTAGAGGAGTTGAAGATCATCATATTCGGCAAATGATAGAGGAGTTGCTTGATTATGGTTCCATGGAATTTTGTTCTGTTTCTTCAACATTATTATTGTAGCAACTTTCATCTGCAATTTTATAGCTTAGTATTTCATCTCCCAATACCTATAAAATTGGAACCAGATCTGTAGTTTTATGAGTTGTATGCAGAACCAATAACTAAAATGGAATGATGTTGTTGTAATCTTGTTACAAAAAGAGGATACTCAATTAGTTAAGTATTATTTTATATGAAGCAGGATTAGTCCACTTCAATTTCATGGCAAACTAGTGCTTTTGGAAGTCCTGTTTAAATGCGATAGTGTATTGGAGGTTCATTGTTAGGTGTAGAAGATCTATATGATGATGTGGGGGATAATTTAATCTTCTCATTTGATGTGGAGATTGCTCTTAACATAtgtcttatattttttttttatgttttgcaGATTAGTGTTCTGTTGTACAATTGATGATAATCTCCTTTCACAATTGGTGAATCGTTTACGGAGAAAATCTGAATGAATTATAATTGTAATAAGTATTTTGAAGAATTGTGTTGATTGAAATCGATTATGTTTGgatatttaaaagtggtattctAAAACTGAAATCCTctgatttaattaaataattatttatacatattatttattaaaatattttggtttggataaaaaatttggttaaccGTCTATTTTGGTTAACCGTTGAgaaaatggttaaaaaccgttaaccggAAAACCTAACCGAAAATATCGGTTAACCGTTGATACGGTTAACCGATACTTATGGACCGGTTTTTGttttaatagtttaaaaatCGAtaggttcggttcggttaaaaaaaatcctaatggaccggttaaccgaaccgtgcccacccctacCAAAAAGGTCACCTTCACAGGGTCAAAGGAATCGGGTTTTGAGCTTGATTTTGAAGTGTAGTTCTCAACTCTATTTTcaactatattatatatagttgAGCTGGAATAAAAACCTCGGTTAGGCTACtacatttttctttttagttCTTCCACCGCCCGGTCCAGCTGTCTGAGGTCGATGGTGCATCTGGTAAGCTCTTTCGGTATTCATCTCCGGAGCCTGGTCAGATGTTTCAATCCTTCATTCATATTCCGTCTTACTATATTGCGAGTTTACAACTCGAATCTTTTACTAGTCTTCCCCTCATATGCAATAAATGAGCGGGTGGTCTCCCTTATACCTTATTCCGTCCAAGCTAAGCTCTCATAGCATTCATCTTTCTTCCTTCTCCGTTGTACGTCCATACTCCTTCCTTCGCTTTATAAAGATCTTGGCTTTCTGGTTTTTTGTTTGGTCAGGGGGTGCGATGGAGAAATTGCTTAGGAAACTAATAAGTGGAAATCAATACACATGAAAGGAGTTGTAGACGACTTTGGTAAAACATTCACCTGTCGGCTGTACATCGACCTGTTGGGAAACTAGAAACTCTCCCCCAATCTGGGGCTCAATGTAGTTGAAATCTCTATTGGGCGAGGTCTCTCGAGCCTCATGTTGATCGGGAACCTATCTTGCACCTTCGGAATAGACTGGACGCGGTAGATCCTCCGAACCTCCCTTTTATCGCAGCCCAACACGACTTTGACTTTATTGTTTGTTTGAACTCCTTGCGTAACTGTTCAGCCGTGAACCATTTGGCTTCTGTCGTGAAAACATTTACCATCCCACTCTGTAGAGAAAGCTTTTCTCCCTTTTCTTCGGGCTCTTTTTAGTTTGGCCGATCTTTGATTAACACCGATTGTCGATCAGGAATGAGGTCGTCGATATCCAACTCAACCTCAGGTTCAGTCGCCTCATCCAGGATGGATGGCTCTTTTCAATCCAACCGCAGGTTCCCCTACGGCTAAACCCATCCCAAAGGAAAATACCAGACACAGGTCGAATCAGGGTTAGAAGCAAATGCGACCTCCTCCGAACCCTATGTGATGAGAATAAAAGGAGCCAGAAAGTGAAACTCATTTCAGTTCTCAACACATTGCTTGTGTGAAGACTGGTGAAGATGGAAGGTGAGGAGAACTAAAGGAAGCCTTGAAAGATCTTATTATTCCCTCAGCATCTCAAGGGATCTCTAGGTAAAGGCATCGTGTTTGCCTCACATAGACACCTTCATATATCAGCATACGGATTGGGCTGGATCTCTATCGGAGTTCTATTACTGGTCTTCAAGCCTGCTTCCCTTCCCTATATCTAAGAAGTTCCCATGAATTCCATGTCTGATTCTTTACTAGTGATTCAATTGGGGCCAATCCTGCCGCATCCACTTCCTTCCATCAATTAGTGGAATCCCCAAAAGGCGAAGGAGACCCATTCAAGGAATACCCCATTTTTCGTTGACCGAAAAAAGCCTTTAGGAAAATATGGTCTATTCTCTAGGGCGATCAAAACTCCGTGACAAGCTGTCTATACGAAATTCTCACCCACCTGTGATAAATCCCAAGTGAGGTGGTTTATTCAATTTCTAACTACGAGAGTGTGTTTGAAAGCTAACTGAATGCCTATCTGCTGCTAGTTCTGCTCCACTATCTGTTGTTACTACTCTCGTTGCCTCTTTCTCCCCAACAACTTCAACCTATCTTATTATGCTTTGTTGTTGTTAGGTTTTCTGTTGTTCTTACCTTCAAAAGAAGGAATAAACTAAATGTGACGTTTGGGAGATCTACTGCTTTCCGCCCGAGGGATGATAATTACGAGACCTTTGGATCAAGTTCAAGTTCAAGTATTGGTGTCGGAGAAAGGCCAAAGTCTCCGATTTCAGACCTCCTTTTGGGAAGTTCAACATGTAAAGTGGGAACGGGAGAAGAAGAGGGTGGTATACATACCTTTGACTCCTTCTTTAATGTCATTCCTAGAAGATGTCTTTCTACTGATGTTCTTGCTCTCTTAAAAAGCGAGGGATAATACTGCTTTTAGAGTTAGAGTCCGGATTGAACTTCTAGCTCTTTTCGTGCCTCTTCCTTCCGGTCTATCGACACATATGATAAATCTTCCTGGCGTCCGACTTTCTAAAGGAGTGACTTTGATCTTCGAAGGGATTCTAGTCCTTTTATAGACCCTGTAGATTCGGAGTCAACGACTCGACTCAAATGGCTTTCTAATATTACATATTACCTTCTCCTCTTCTTAAATTGATTTCCCATCGATGAACTGATCGGATTAACAACCATAGTTAGCTTCAATCATTAtgtatttaacaaaagaaaaagccTCAGTAACAGTCGGACGAGAGTCAAATGTCATAGCAAATCCCGTAGCTAATTGTACTAAAAACAAGTAAGCGTAATTCCTCttatataataaaatacaataaaatatgtTGATGAGGAGGTTACTAGTTCTATCATCTGCAATCATATGAATCTCAAGACGTTCTTCGAACCAATTATAGACTTTATTGAGATAGGTAAACCCCAGGGACTCCCCCTCTAATAACCATATATGAGAATTTTATCTCGTACAGCTCAAACAAAAACACTAAAATACTGGTTGAAACAGATATAGAATAGAAACTTCAACATTCTCTCATAGAGGATACGAAACAAAGTGGGAGGTCCTTTTTCCTTTACTTTAGCAGCAGCGGAGGATATTCTCTAAAAGCAAAGAACACACCGAAGCTCTTCAGTCCTTGCATACTAATATTCTTATTATCCGTGCTTTCGTTGAAGTCTCACCTATCAAGGAAGAAGGAAGTCTGACTAGGATAGTTTATCCCTAAAACAAGCACATCAGCTCAGTACGCATAGAAGTACAATCCACCTCTATCCACCTCTACTGGCTTTCTTATACCTATGGCTAGTATACGAGCCTACTagacctttttttttaaaagagaaAGAGGTGAGATCTTAAAGTACTGAGATTGATTGGCTTTGCCTCCTTTACTTTATTCGCTTGCCCATCTTTATAATCTTGATTTTTTGTAGCCTTGGACAACTCCTGCCCTGGGCGTTTCCAAAATAAGGGGAAACTAGAAATAGATAGTCCCCCTAGTCCGTTACACTTTTTAAAAGGGTTAGCTTCTAGTATTAGGCACTGGTGTTAATGTGAGCCCTCCAACTCTCAAATGATTGGTCTTATTATAAATTGTTTTGCTTTCCTTATCCTGGAATGACTAAATGACAGTGAGCAATTCTATTTGCCGAAATGAGGCATGAAGGAAGACATCACTGTAATGCAAGTAACTTCGATTTGCTTTCCATCGGATAGGCAAAGATGGATTTAAGTATACCGCGATGAGAAAGCTATATAGGCCGACCGGAAACGGAACTAATGCTGATGCTCCTTCTGGGTTTGTATGACTTCGATGTCGTTGTGCCTGGACTTCCTAATCAAACTAAGATGAATCAGGCTATTGGCTCAGAGAAGGTTTGCTCTGGGCTGTAATttcataaagaaaataaagtgtgTGAACCTCAGTGAGTCCGGGTTTCAAACTAGCCTCCTGAACTGAGCTGGCCTccttaatattaaaataaaagggttataacaatcaagaacaagaaaatagGAATGGCAGATAAAAAATGTTCTGGACACAGGATCCATAGTTTTTTCGAGAAAAAGTCAATATCATGTCATGATCGGGTCGACCAggcaataaaattaaaaatatcaatagcAGTTGCTGTTACAGCCATTTGTTTTAACTTAAACTAATTTTTTTCTAggtataatttattaatctaaTAGAatcctttaataaaaaaaccagTGTGACCGCGTAATAGAACTATTATGCGATGCAAATTTGGATATTAAGGAGACTCCTGCAAATGTCCCTCGGGACTTGATATGTGCCCACAAGCCATTGATCGTCTTTGCCATGGAGACAATGGTAATAGCAATGTTTATATGGATGATATAGAGAAATTGGAAAGTGACAGTATGGGAAAATAAACGGCTACAACCAGCCCAAATAGTTACAACTTCCAAACATAAGTTTGTGGACTGGCAGATGCAATAACGATTTGGGAAGGACTAACGTGGAATAAATTGTCAGGTACAAGTAATGTGGTAGTTCAATCGAGTTGCATTTCAGTTGTTCAAGCCATTAATAAATTGGCtcattatttatcatatttGGCCGATGTGGTTCAGGAGTGTGTCAATTTCATCAAAGAGTTAGATAACGTCTCAACCTCTATGTCAAACGTTCAGCAAATTCTGCAGCACATTGCTTAGCTAAGATGGTAGTTTATGTGTCTGTTCATGGAGTGTGGGAATGCCCACCCATTTCCTTGTCGATGTATTGGTttcagatttaatttaaagattttttgttaaaaaaaaagaatggtaTTTACTTGAGTTTCAAAGATTATTATTCAGTAGAAGTGAATATTGAACTTGTACAACAAATGCATAAGAGAATATTGGAACTATTTATTGGATAGGATGTGAACAAAATAACAGTTTTATTCTCGAGTTAACATAACCCTTACTATTTTGTCAAACATTCCATCAAGGAAAGGAAACATGTGGCCAGAACCTGAAACTTCATGATAACGAATCCAGGAAAGGCGTTGCACGATGTATCGCTGCAATGTAACATCGATAACACCATCTTCATCTCCTTGCCATATATGAACATAAGCTTCACCATTTGGAGATGGATTCTCCATTTCCATTGGATCAAATTCCCAATTGCCAATAACAATTGCGGCTTCACGAAAAATGGATTCAGCTTCTCCTTGTTGTCTTGCATGTTTCTAAAGTGAGAAAACACAACTTGTTAAAAGTTAGTACGAGTGTGATTTTACCTAGAAAAAGCCTACAAATAATGACTGTTATTCAATATATTTATAGCAAAAGAGACAAGAATGACAATTGCAACCCTTGGAGTAATACATGTGCCATGTTGTCGAAAACACATAACCATGCTGATTGGACACTGAAAAGGAACGCAAAACTGCTACTAAAAAGGAATATCCGTACAACATAGAAATTTTACAATCAATAAATATATGCTTGCTGAAAATCTAAACTACATGTGATGTTGTTTTCTACAATATGGTGCAATATAAACAATATAAGGGCAAATAAAAGAATACCAGCTTTGAGTAATTAATATGTTGCGCAATCTTTTTGTCTTGATCGGAAAGAACAGGGGTATTAGCTATAACAGAAGAACCAGGAAACCACTTTTGATTACTCCACCAATAGGCTAGCCAAGGTGTATAACGGAAAACACGATATGCCCATCGGTCTCGTGCCAACATTTTGTTGAAGGCTTCAGTCGATAAATTAGCAGGAAAACTAGGCCACCAATGGTTAATAGCTGGAGCTAACAATGATACCCCTGCTAACCTGTTCAATGCAAACAAAGCAAATTCATtggttatccatcgcaaataaTAAGAAACAACTATTCATATAGCTGAGCTAAAGTATACCTATGAGGAATGTACTTAAGACAGCTCCAAGTCAATACACCACCCATTGAATACCCAATTAAGTAGAACTTAGATCCAAGTTCCAATTGATCTGCAAGCTCTTCAATATCCAAAGTCAAGCTTTTCAGTGTTCGCCTTGGATGAGGATCACTCTCTCCATGACCTGGTCTGTCAAAGTTTATAATGTAGATCCCTAATTCTTCAATAAGTTCCTAGAAGAACCCATTAGTAAATCAAAACTACTggtagagagaaaaaaaatacttaAGGAGACTTTAAATATagactttttttttgtattaagcATCAAAGATGACTAATTCCTTCTCAAATTCTGTCCATTATTTCCTAATCCTGTATAATGGAATTACAAACGCAAATTATACTTTTAGCGATAAAAATTTCTACGGTATTTTTTAAGTCGAGGGTTGATATATCCCGTGACCCTTGTATATGTAAAGGTCAAGTCTACTACCATGTAGATTTTATTCGTTTTGTTTCTAGAAACACTTTGTACTAATAATGTAC includes these proteins:
- the LOC136209567 gene encoding uncharacterized protein — its product is MAGAVNKQISAASANQKTCFNLPSGIFATLLVVFSVGISAWGYQVIQPPPNKLPGSPGGPPITGPRIKLGDGRHLAYKERGVSKDAAKYKIIFLHPFGSCRHDPVVDNKLSQELIEELGIYIINFDRPGHGESDPHPRRTLKSLTLDIEELADQLELGSKFYLIGYSMGGVLTWSCLKYIPHRLAGVSLLAPAINHWWPSFPANLSTEAFNKMLARDRWAYRVFRYTPWLAYWWSNQKWFPGSSVIANTPVLSDQDKKIAQHINYSKLKHARQQGEAESIFREAAIVIGNWEFDPMEMENPSPNGEAYVHIWQGDEDGVIDVTLQRYIVQRLSWIRYHEVSGSGHMFPFLDGMFDKIVRVMLTRE